One genomic segment of Styela clava chromosome 3, kaStyClav1.hap1.2, whole genome shotgun sequence includes these proteins:
- the LOC120343314 gene encoding enteropeptidase-like: MYICRSLLLAAVIIGVTAASILPDSLIEQGNNRGIEVETQTLYDVNNDIATTIENETEDHNVIKDLFQDSEYDSDVTNGFEESAGNWIILTNKYTKKHRISNFDNFKLEKNKFSEKFSLEKLWKSKILSALGNGENKVKASISRPSLKSQNGNILTILSDDVANGRGTTSRQNVTCTKIEKYNCTLQVTEQHIVPCYWDRSLRCYENRPGERKVICRRKVESCCEGYFMQQSGYCEKPAPVTRNPEIANGCGGVLTSRDGVITSPNYPLFYPNEQNCKWQVIAPTGFRIVLKVIDINMEDPVGACDLRKWSCFKLCEFDQLMIRDVTTGATRTLCGYRAPTSHFVSTGSSVEIIFTSDVSSGGKGFKIVYAIASEFELSTHHPECRGGQEWQVCHERCARTCKRHYNETTMTCLESNNQRSTMDISRRNEITCVPGCACPPSAPIWHNNKCVKPEDCPGDFFKCGKPAVESKLKIVGGRTASKYAWPWMVQIESESIFHICGATLVCSNWVITAAHCFLNIDSTALDLNPRRYIVNVGKYWKNDQGDGRKVQIFEPDRIMVHPKYVVNTETKVDTNDIALIKLSKAVDVNDYVRPICLPQSTIYGVTSEESPYAKYQQPTAGTRCTVLGWGTTRNKGPSSEKLKQATIAVQSGTKCVYGAYDWKLMICAGGHKDQDTCRGDSGGPLLCKRGSEWFIDGVTSFGDACGLEGVAGGYTRVSSYIKWIREHVGYKCEM; encoded by the exons atgtatatCTGCCGCAGCCTATTATTAGCTGCTGTAATAATCGGCGTCACAGCCGCCAGTATTCTACCTGATTCTCTTATTGAACAAGGTAACAATAGAGGGATTGAAGTTGAAACACAAACACTTTATGACGTTAACAATGATATTGCAACAACAATTGAAAACGAAACGGAAGATCATAACGTCATAAAAGATTTATTTCAAGATTCGGAATATGATAGTGACGTCACAAATGGATTTGAAGAAAGCGCGGGAAACTGGATTATTTTAACgaataaatacacaaaaaagCACAGGATAtcaaattttgacaattttaaactcgaaaaaaataaattctctgaaaaattttctctcGAAAAATTATGGAAAAGCAAAATATTGTCAGCTTTGGGAAATGGCGAAAACAAAGTCAAAGCATCAATCAGTAGGCCTTcactgaaaagtcaaaatggAAACATTTTAACGATTTTGTCGGACGATGTCGCAAACGGGAGAGG AACTACGAGTCGTCAAAACGTCACATGCACGAAGATTGAGAAGTATAACTGCACATTGCAAGTTACGGAACAACATATTGTGCCATGTTACTGGGACCGGAGTCTAAGATGTTATGA GAACAGACCTGGAGAACGCAAAGTCATTTGCAGACGTAAAGTAGAAAGCTGCTGCGAAGGATATTTTATGCAACAAAGCGGGTATTGTGAAAAACCGGCCCCGG TTACACGAAACCCCGAAATTGCCAATGGATGTGGAGGAGTTCTGACGTCACGAGATGGAGTGATTACGTCACCTAACTACCCCCTGTTTTATCCAAACGAACAAAATTGCAAATGGCAGGTGATCGCACCTACTGGGTTCAGAATCGTTCTCAAAGTCATCGACATAAATATGGAAGATCCTGT TGGAGCGTGCGATCTCAGGAAATGGAGTTGTTTTAAACTTTGTGAATTTGACCAACTTATGATCCGTGACGTCACTACCGGAGCTACAAGAACATTGTGCGGATATCGTGCACCTACGTCACATTTTGTTTCTACCGGAAGTAGCGTGGAGATCATTTTTACGAGTGATGTGTCTTCCGGGGGCAAAGGTTTCAAGATTGTGTACGCAATTGCTTCAG agTTTGAGTTATCGACGCATCATCCCGAATGTCGCGGCGGACAAGAATGGCAGGTTTGCCACGAACGATGCGCAAGGACTTGCAAACGACATTACAACGAGACCACGATGACTTGTTTGGAAA GCAATAACCAACGATCAACGATGGATATTTCAAGACGTAATGAAATCACATGTGTGCCGGGCTGTGCGTGCCCGCCTTCCGCTCCTATATGGCATAACAATAAATGTGTGAAACCAGAAGACTGCCCAG GAGATTTTTTCAAGTGCGGGAAACCAGCGGTTGAGtcgaaattgaaaattgttg GTGGGCGGACAGCATCAAAATACGCATGGCCATGGATGGTACAGATTGAATCCGAATCAATATTCCATATCTGTGGCGCAACCTTGGTTTGCTCAAACTGGGTGATAACAGCTGCCCACTGCTTCCTGAACATCGACTCTACTGCACTAGA cCTAAATCCTCGTCGATACATCGTGAACGTCGGTAAATACTGGAAGAACGATCAGGGAGATGGAAGAAAAGTACAG ATATTTGAACCAGATCGGATCATGGTGCACCCGAAGTATGTCGTCAACACTGAGACTAAAGTTGATACGAATGACATTGCTTTGATAAAGCTAAGTAAAGCTGTTGACGTCAATGATTATGTCAGACCTATTTGTTTACCTCAATCAACAAtatatggagtgacgtcagaggaGTCTCCATATGCAAAATATCAGCAACCAACAGCTGGCACAAGATGTACTGTGCTAGGATGGGGAACCACAAGAA ACAAAGGTCCGAGTTCTGAAAAGTTGAAGCAAGCTACAATAGCAGTTCAATCTGGAACGAAATGTGTTTATGGGGCTTACGATTGGAAACTCATGATCTGTGCTGGAGGACATAAAGATCAAGATACATGTAGA GGAGACAGCGGTGGACCTCTGCTATGCAAAAGAGGATCTGAGTGGTTTATAGACGGCGTAACAAGTTTCGGCGATGCCTGCGGGTTGGAAGGTGTAGCGGGGGGATATACCCGAGTATCAAGTTATATAAAGTGGATTCGTGAACATGTGGGATACAAATGTGAGATGTGA